In Zingiber officinale cultivar Zhangliang chromosome 8B, Zo_v1.1, whole genome shotgun sequence, a single genomic region encodes these proteins:
- the LOC122016613 gene encoding uncharacterized protein LOC122016613, whose amino-acid sequence MAATTSSDYNPSYQRLRKLPQETEQVRQQAAFFDGILGRRNRWLRLNRGGRCRRPRIRVAGLRRLLRNKTVAVRAAVSESVSKVLKRLKEGRPYLGELFAGNYLFVQVSPSPTLPYLEKTILSVPAAFNSHHSRSHGYC is encoded by the coding sequence ATGGCTGCCACCACCTCCTCCGACTACAACCCTTCTTACCAGAGGCTGCGCAAGCTGCCGCAAGAAACCGAGCAAGTCCGACAGCAAGCGGCATTCTTCGATGGCATCCTAGGAAGGAGGAACCGGTGGCTGAGGCTTAACAGGGGAGGGAGGTGCCGGCGTCCAAGGATCCGGGTGGCCGGCCTGAGAAGGCTGCTGAGGAACAAGACAGTGGCGGTGAGGGCTGCGGTGAGCGAGTCTGTGTCCAAGGTGCTCAAGAGGCTTAAGGAGGGAAGGCCTTACCTTGGGGAACTCTTTGCAGGGAACTATTTGTTCGTGCAGGTGAGCCCTTCACCGACCCTGCCGTATCTGGAGAAGACCATCTTGTCTGTTCCTGCCGCGTTTAATAGTCATCATAGTCGCAGCCATGGCTATTGCTAA